From Garra rufa chromosome 19, GarRuf1.0, whole genome shotgun sequence, the proteins below share one genomic window:
- the ublcp1 gene encoding ubiquitin-like domain-containing CTD phosphatase 1, with amino-acid sequence MSVLVIIKWGGQEYSISTLSEEDTVLDLKQSIKSLTGVLPERQKLLGLKVKGKPADDDIKLGDLKLKPNTKIMMMGTREESLEDVLAPPPENDDVVNDFDIEEEVTEVENREENLAKIARRVKDYKVQQLNTPRPGKRLLVLDIDYTLFDHKSCAETGQELMRPYLHEFLTSAYEDYDIVIWSATSMKWIDAKMKELGVTDNPNYKITFMLDSAAMITVHTPKRGVVEVKPLGVIWGKYSEFYNRKNTIMFDDIGRNFLMNPQNGLKIRPFMKAHLNREKDKELYKLSLYLKEIAKLDDFSGLNHKHWERYLSKKQNQ; translated from the exons ATGTCTGTTTTGGTTATTATCAAGTGGGGTGGACAGGAGTACTCCATTAGCACACTGTCTGAGGAGGACACCGTATTGGATCTGAAACAGTCCATTAAATCTCTCACAGGAGTTCTCCCAGAACGACAGAAGCTCCTGGGATTGAAAGTGAAAG GTAAACCAGCAGATGATGATATCAAACTGGGTGACTTGAAGTTGAAGCCCAATACAAAAATTATGATGATGGGCACCAGAGAGGAAAGTCTG GAAGATGTCTTGGCACCTCCACCAGAAAATGATGATGTGGTCAATGACTTTGACATTGAAGAGGAAGTGACTGAGGTTGAAAATAG AGAGGAGAATTTGGCCAAGATAGCTCGTCGGGTAAAAGACTATAAAGTTCAACAGTTAAATACCCCAAGACCAGGAAAAAGATTGCTTGTTCTAGATATTGACTATACACTCTTTG ATCATAAGTCATGTGCAGAAACAGGCCAGGAGCTGATGAGACCATACTTGCATGAATTTCTTACATCAGCATATGAGGACTATGATATTGTCATCTGGT CTGCAACAAGTATGAAGTGGATTGATGCAAAAATGAAA gaaCTGGGGGTGACGGACAACCCGAACTATAAGATCACCTTCATGTTGGACAGTGCAGCTATGATCACTGTGCACACACCTAAAAGAGGAGTTGTAGAG GTGAAGCCTTTAGGAGTCATATGGGGCAAATATAGTGAGTTCTACAACCGGAAGAACACAATTATGTTTGATGACATCGGAAGAAATTTTCTCATGAATCCACAGAATGGATTGAAG ATCAGACCGTTCATGAAGGCACACTTAAACCGTGAGAAAGACAAAGAACTCTACAAGCTGTCTCTGTATCTGAAAGAGATTGCTAAACTCGATGACTTCTCAGGTCTCAATCACAAGCACTGGGAAAG GTACCTCTCAAAGAAGCAGAATCAATGA